From one Eucalyptus grandis isolate ANBG69807.140 chromosome 9, ASM1654582v1, whole genome shotgun sequence genomic stretch:
- the LOC104418936 gene encoding myb-related protein 308: MGRSPCCEKAHTNKGAWTKEEDERLIAYIRAHGEGCWRSLPKAAGLLRCGKSCRLRWINYLRPDLKRGNFTEEEDELIIKLHSLLGNKWSLIAGRLPGRTDNEIKNYWNTHIRRKLLNRGIDPATHRPLNEPAQDATTISFAAAPSKQEPRDDAIAAALGYKNENNPTTTAATVQEKCPDLNLELRISPPCQQQHQPDASMGMVEGNHCFACSLGLQNSKECSCRRGASGGSSAHGGYDFGVEDERFGFQNSGDEMKSKLI, translated from the exons ATGGGAAGGTCACCTTGCTGTGAGAAGGCTCACACGAACAAAGGTGCAtggaccaaagaagaagatgagaggcTCATCGCGTACATCAGGGCCCACGGCGAGGGCTGCTGGCGGTCGCTCCCGAAGGCGGCGGGCCTCCTCCGTTGCGGCAAGAGCTGCCGCCTCCGGTGGATCAATTACCTGAGGCCTGACCTGAAGCGCGGCAActtcaccgaggaagaggatgagCTCATCATCAAGCTCCATAGCCTTCTTGGTAACAA GTGGTCTTTAATTGCCGGGAGATTGCCTGGGAGGACGGACAACGAGATAAAGAACTATTGGAACACGCACATAAGAAGGAAGCTCTTGAACCGAGGGATCGATCCGGCGACGCACCGGCCATTGAATGAGCCCGCCCAAGACGCAACCACTATTTCGTTCGCAGCGGCTCCGTCAAAACAAGAACCGCGAGACGACGCCATCGCCGCCGCGCTCGGCTACAAGAACGAGAACAACCCGACAACAACGGCAGCAACGGTTCAAGAAAAGTGTCCCGACTTAAATCTTGAGCTCAGAATAAGCCCTCCTTGCCAGCAGCAGCATCAGCCTGATGCGTCGATGGGAATGGTTGAGGGAAATCACTGCTTTGCCTGCAGCCTGGGGTTGCAGAACAGCAAGGAGTGCAGTTGCAGGAGAGGAGCGAGCGGGGGAAGCAGCGCCCATGGCGGCTACGACTTTGGGGTTGAAGACGAGCGTTTTGGATTTCAGAACTCTGGAGATGAAATGAAATCGAAACTCATATAA